In the Qipengyuania gelatinilytica genome, CTTCGGTCGACAAGCGCTTGTAGCCGCCCTTTTCCTTGTCCCAGCCCAAAGTCTTGCCGCGCCGGCTGGTCATTGCGCAATGGACGGTGACGCGCTCCTGGCCATGGGCATCGCGGGCACGGTCGAACCCTTCGACGACCGATTGCTCATCGGTAATGTCCACCTTGGCGAATATCCCGCCGATTGCTTCGGCATGGGCGCGGCCGCCTTCCTCGTCGATATCGAAGATCGTCACCTTTAGGCCGAGATCGGCCAGTGCCTTTGCGCTCGCCTTGCCGAGGCCGCTCGCCCCCCCGGTTACCACCGCTGCCATGCCTTCGGTCAGTTTCATCAAGTCTCTCCCAAGGTGTCATTTTGCTTCCACATTGCTATCGCATGAGGCAGGCTGACACGCCAAGGAGTTAAGTGATGACCGCCGACCTGCACCGCCGCCAGTTCCTATCCGCAACGGCAAGCGCATTTGCCGCGCTGTCGCTGTCGGGTTGCCAGACGCGTGTAGGTTCGACGCCGCTGCCATTCACCGGTTATGGCGAGCTCGTGCCCGATCCCAACGGCATGCTCAATTTGCCGGAGGGCTTCTCCTATCGCCTGATTTCGGCTTTCGGCCTTGAAATGGACGACGGCGAGCCTGTGCCCGACGCTGCCGACGGCATGGGCTGCATCCCGCTGTCGCGCAGGGAAATTGCCCTTGTGCGCAACCACGAGCTGATGCCCGGTGACGGCGGCTCTGAATTTCTCGAAACTGGCTTCGACAAGGTCGCCGGCCAGGCCGTGCTGCCCGGCGGCACCACCACGATCGTGCTCGATGCGAAAACGCTGCGCAAGAAGCGCGAATACCGTTCGCTCGCAGGGACCATGCGCAATTGCGCGGGCGGCGTGACGCCATGGGGCAGCTGGCTGACCTGCGAGGAATTTGTTACCACCGATGACCAGATCGCGCCAGACAAGCTGACAAAGCATCATGGCTGGATTTTCGAAGTTCCTGCCGATGCCGGCAAGCAGATCAATCCAGAGCCGCTCAAGGCGATGGGGCGCTTCAATCACGAAGCGGCCTGTGTCGATCCGGAGACCGGGCTGGTGTACCTCACCGAAGACCGGCCCGACTCCGTCCTCTACCGTTTCGCGCCCAAAGTGCCCGGCGATCTTGCGCAGGGCGGGCAGTTGCAGGCCATGCGCATCGTCGACCTCGCGGATACGCGGAACTGGTCGGAAGAGGCGATGCCGGTTGGCAAGCGCTACACCGTCGAGTGGTTTCCGCTCGACGACGTCGAGGCACCGAAGGACGATCTGCGCACGCGCGCCGCGGCGCAGGGCGCGGCGATCATCGCGCGCGGCGAAGGTATCCACATGGGACTGGACGAACTTTACATCTGCTCGACCAGCGGCGGGGCAATGAAGCTCGGCCAGATCTTCAAGCTCGTCCCGGGACGCAACCGCAAGGCCGACGAGGTCGAACTGTTCTTCGAGAGCGGGAGCAAGGAGCAGTTCAATTACGGCGACAATCTGGTGGTCGCGCCGAACGGACACCTGATCGTGTGCGAGGACCAGTATACCGATGTCGTCGACAACCGCCTGATCCTGATCACGCCCAAGGGCGAACCACATGTCTTCGGTCGCCTGACGATGCAGACGGAACTGGCGGGCGGGTGCTTCTCGCCCGATGGAAAGTGGTTCTTCGTCAACGCCTATTCGCCGACGCGGACCTTCGCGATCACCGGCCCTTGGTACGGCTGACGCGATTGATAATTAATCGCATTAGGCGAACAAGGTCCGGACCTTGATCGACTAACGCGATTACAGCGCTCGAAACCCTTCGCGAAACTCTCTCGCCTCCCTGCCGTTGGTAGGGTGAACGAATTCAAGAAGGGAAATTGACAATGGCCGAACTCGGCAACAATGCGAAATCTGGTCTCGTTACGGCGCTGAACGGCGCGCTGGCGGACACGATGGCGCTCTATTTCAAGACCAAGAACTTTCACTGGCATGTCGCAGGCCCGCGCTTCCGCGACCTTCACCTGCTGTTCGACGAGCAGGCTGCACAGCTGATCGGCACAGTCGATGCGATCGGTGAACGCGTTCGCAAGAATGACGAATATACGCTGACCTCGATCGGAACGATCCATAGCGAGACCAAGATCGAGGACCAGGACGATGTCACCATCACCGCCGATGCGATGGTTGCCGAACTGCGCGACGACAACAAGAAGCTCCACGACCGTCTGGGATCGGTGAAGGAAGAAGCCGAATCCGTGGGCGACAACGCCACCAGCGGCATCGTCGACGACTGGATCGACCAGTGCGAGGAACGCATCTGGTTCCTCAACCAGACAGCCAAGTAATTCAAGCGAATAGCAATTCAGACCCGCCGGGCCTCTTAAACCCCGGCGGGTTTCGTGTATCTGGTGGTGCCATGGCAGACGCAACGATCATCGAGAATGCGACCGACGGCGACATCGCCGACTGGCTCGCGCAGCGGCTTGGCGAAGCATTCGCCGCAACCGAAGGCCCGGTGACCATCACCGTGCCGGGTGGCTCGACGCCCTTCCCCATCATCGAGCAGCTCCTGACACGCGATCTCGACTGGTCGCGGCTGGTGGTGTGGCCGGGCGACGACCGCATCGTGCCCGAGGATCACGAGGCATCGAACACCGGCAAGCTGCGCAAGCTGTTCGAACCGGCAGGCGCCGAAGTCGTGACCCTCACGATTATGGAGCAGGTCCCGCATTTCGACCTCGCATGGCTCGGCATGGGGGCCGACGGGCACATCGCCTCGCTCTTCCCCAATACTGATCCCAAGCTGGACGAACCGCGCAGCATCCTGCGTCTCACGCCCGATCCGCTCCCGCCCGAAGCGCCCTTCGACCGGATCAGCCTGACGCTGCCCTCGCTCCTCGCGAGCGACCAGATCCTCTTCGTGATCCGCGGTTCGGACAAGCGGACCGTGTTCGACCAAGCCCTTGCGGGTAAAAGCGATTTGCCGGTTGCCCGGCTGCTGGCAGGCGCTAAACAGCCTGTCACATGCTTCACCTGATACCTGCGCCGCTTCACCGGCTCGCCCTCAAGATCGGATACAAGCTGCAGCAGCGGATGCGCCGTACGACAGGTACGGCGCGTGATGGCGTGAGCGTGATCGGCCGCGACATCGAGGGGCAGATCCTCGTGGTGAGGCACAGCTACGGGCCGGAAGGCTGGTACTTCCCGGGGGGCGGCATCAAGTCCGGAGAGAGCCCGGAAGACGCGGCCAGGCGCGAGCTGATGGAAGAAACCGGCTGCGAGATCATGGGGCTCAAGCTGGTCGGCCTGGTCGAAGAAGAGCTGTCCGGTGCCACCCACAAGGCGCATCTGTTCGAAGGTGTGATCGAAGACATGCCCAAGGCCGACGGGCGCGAGATCCTCGAAGCCCGGATGTTCCCGACCCACTCTCTTCCCGAACCGCTCGCCCCGACAACGCGGCTGCGGCTAAAGATGTGGCAGGCGCGCAAGAGCTAGAGCAGGCTCAATTGCGCATCGGGCCGCTTGGGGGGCTCCTCTCCATCGCGTTCCAGCTTCGATAATGTGAGGCCCATGAGCCTGATTGGCATGGGCAGGGGCAGAACCTCTTCAAGCAGCACCCGCGAGACCTCGGCAAATTCGTCCTTGCTCGCGATCGGCTGGTCGAGCGTCTTCGCCCGGCTGAAAATCTGGAAGTCGGTATATTTCATCTTCAGCGTCACCGTGCGGCCCTTGGCTTCGGCACGCTCGATGTAGCCCCAGACGATTTCGATGATGTCTTCGAGTGTCTCGCGCAGTTCGCTGCCCGACGACAGGTCCCGGCTGAAGGTGCGCTCTCCGCCAACCGACTTGCGGATACGGCTCGACCGGACTGGCCTCAAGTCGATCCCGCGTGCAGCGCGATAGAGATAGTCGGCGAAGCTGCCGAAATGCGCCCGCAACCACTCGATGTCCTTGGCGGCAAGGTCAGCGCCGGTGGCAATTCCCAGCCTGCCCATCTTCTCCTCGGCTTTCGGGCCGACGCCGTGGAAGCGCCTGACCGGCAGCGACTGGACGAAATCCGCACCTTGGCCCGGACGGATCACGCACATCCCGTCCGGCTTGTTCTGGTCGCTTGCCAGCTTGGCGAGAAACTTGTTGTAGCTTACCCCGGCGCTCGCCGTCAGCTTGGTCTTCGCCTTGATTTCTTGCCGGATCAGCTCCGCAATGCGGGTCGCGCTGCCGATG is a window encoding:
- a CDS encoding 6-phosphogluconolactonase, which encodes MADATIIENATDGDIADWLAQRLGEAFAATEGPVTITVPGGSTPFPIIEQLLTRDLDWSRLVVWPGDDRIVPEDHEASNTGKLRKLFEPAGAEVVTLTIMEQVPHFDLAWLGMGADGHIASLFPNTDPKLDEPRSILRLTPDPLPPEAPFDRISLTLPSLLASDQILFVIRGSDKRTVFDQALAGKSDLPVARLLAGAKQPVTCFT
- a CDS encoding NUDIX domain-containing protein; translated protein: MLHLIPAPLHRLALKIGYKLQQRMRRTTGTARDGVSVIGRDIEGQILVVRHSYGPEGWYFPGGGIKSGESPEDAARRELMEETGCEIMGLKLVGLVEEELSGATHKAHLFEGVIEDMPKADGREILEARMFPTHSLPEPLAPTTRLRLKMWQARKS
- a CDS encoding Dps family protein, whose translation is MAELGNNAKSGLVTALNGALADTMALYFKTKNFHWHVAGPRFRDLHLLFDEQAAQLIGTVDAIGERVRKNDEYTLTSIGTIHSETKIEDQDDVTITADAMVAELRDDNKKLHDRLGSVKEEAESVGDNATSGIVDDWIDQCEERIWFLNQTAK
- the dinB gene encoding DNA polymerase IV, with protein sequence MSETDDSDEGEADGLRKIIHVDMDAFFASVEQRDNPDLRGKPVAVGGSSGRGVVAAASYEARKFGVRSAMPSVTAKRKCPDLIFVKSRFDAYREVSQQIRAIFRHHTDLVEPLSLDEAYLDVTEDKLGIGSATRIAELIRQEIKAKTKLTASAGVSYNKFLAKLASDQNKPDGMCVIRPGQGADFVQSLPVRRFHGVGPKAEEKMGRLGIATGADLAAKDIEWLRAHFGSFADYLYRAARGIDLRPVRSSRIRKSVGGERTFSRDLSSGSELRETLEDIIEIVWGYIERAEAKGRTVTLKMKYTDFQIFSRAKTLDQPIASKDEFAEVSRVLLEEVLPLPMPIRLMGLTLSKLERDGEEPPKRPDAQLSLL
- a CDS encoding alkaline phosphatase PhoX codes for the protein MTADLHRRQFLSATASAFAALSLSGCQTRVGSTPLPFTGYGELVPDPNGMLNLPEGFSYRLISAFGLEMDDGEPVPDAADGMGCIPLSRREIALVRNHELMPGDGGSEFLETGFDKVAGQAVLPGGTTTIVLDAKTLRKKREYRSLAGTMRNCAGGVTPWGSWLTCEEFVTTDDQIAPDKLTKHHGWIFEVPADAGKQINPEPLKAMGRFNHEAACVDPETGLVYLTEDRPDSVLYRFAPKVPGDLAQGGQLQAMRIVDLADTRNWSEEAMPVGKRYTVEWFPLDDVEAPKDDLRTRAAAQGAAIIARGEGIHMGLDELYICSTSGGAMKLGQIFKLVPGRNRKADEVELFFESGSKEQFNYGDNLVVAPNGHLIVCEDQYTDVVDNRLILITPKGEPHVFGRLTMQTELAGGCFSPDGKWFFVNAYSPTRTFAITGPWYG